One stretch of Paenibacillus sp. AN1007 DNA includes these proteins:
- the rfbC gene encoding dTDP-4-dehydrorhamnose 3,5-epimerase, with amino-acid sequence MKIIPLFMKDAAILEPKVYGDHRGYFLESYNERLLLDHGIHYDFIQDNQSLSAEAGVLRGLHYQLHPKAQTKLVRVISGAVYDVIVDIRSASPTFGQWKGVILSEYNQRQLLVPQGFAHGFCTLVPHTKVVYKVDAYYSPEHDRGILWNDPVLAIDWPVTEPILSDKDQKHPVLRDAELHFDE; translated from the coding sequence ATGAAGATAATTCCGCTGTTTATGAAGGATGCAGCCATACTGGAGCCGAAGGTATACGGAGATCATCGCGGTTATTTTCTGGAAAGTTATAACGAGCGGCTGCTGTTGGATCACGGGATACATTATGACTTTATTCAGGATAATCAATCCTTGTCAGCTGAAGCGGGAGTGCTTCGGGGCCTTCATTATCAGCTTCATCCAAAAGCACAAACCAAGCTGGTAAGGGTAATCTCCGGCGCGGTTTACGATGTCATTGTAGATATTCGCAGCGCTTCGCCTACCTTTGGTCAGTGGAAAGGTGTCATACTCAGTGAGTATAATCAGCGTCAGCTGCTGGTTCCCCAAGGATTTGCCCACGGTTTCTGCACATTGGTTCCTCACACCAAAGTGGTTTATAAAGTCGATGCGTATTATTCGCCTGAACATGACCGGGGCATTTTATGGAATGATCCCGTACTGGCCATCGACTGGCCTGTAACGGAGCCGATCTTATCGGATAAAGATCAGAAACATCCTGTTCTTCGGGATGCAGAGCTGCATTTTGATGAATGA
- the rfbB gene encoding dTDP-glucose 4,6-dehydratase produces MKLLVTGGAGFIGSNFVLYMLREHPNYEIVNVDALTYAGNLENLQSIESNPRHTFIQADIADVQQMEDIFAQGIDVVVNFAAESHVDRSILAPDVFVRTNVMGTQVLLDAAKKYKIAKFVQVSTDEVYGSLGPTGLFTEETPLTPNSPYSASKAGGDLLVRAYHETFGLPVNITRCSNNYGPFQFPEKLIPLIISRALKDEAVPVYGDGLNIRDWLYVEDHCRAIDLVIHQGKSGEIYNIGGNNERTNIHIVETVLQQLGKPTTLIQYVQDRLGHDRRYGIDPTKLQTELGWKPVHNFETGIQETIQWYLNHQEWMASVQSGTYQDYVKLQYGQRMGDLNT; encoded by the coding sequence ATGAAATTACTGGTTACAGGCGGAGCTGGATTTATTGGCAGCAACTTTGTATTATACATGCTTCGTGAGCATCCGAATTATGAAATTGTTAACGTGGATGCATTGACGTATGCGGGTAATTTAGAAAATTTACAGTCGATTGAGTCCAATCCGCGGCATACTTTCATTCAGGCTGACATTGCAGATGTACAGCAGATGGAGGATATTTTTGCCCAAGGGATCGATGTGGTTGTGAATTTCGCTGCTGAATCCCATGTGGATCGCAGTATTCTCGCTCCAGATGTGTTTGTCCGTACAAATGTTATGGGGACACAGGTACTGCTGGATGCAGCGAAAAAATATAAGATCGCCAAATTCGTACAGGTTTCAACCGATGAAGTGTACGGCTCTCTTGGACCCACAGGGCTTTTTACAGAAGAGACACCTCTGACGCCGAACAGCCCTTATTCTGCCAGTAAAGCCGGGGGAGACCTGCTCGTCAGAGCTTACCACGAAACGTTCGGTTTGCCTGTTAATATTACCCGCTGTTCCAACAATTATGGTCCGTTTCAATTCCCGGAGAAGCTTATTCCGCTCATAATCTCCCGTGCTTTGAAGGATGAAGCTGTTCCGGTATACGGTGACGGTCTGAATATTCGTGACTGGCTTTATGTTGAAGATCACTGCCGTGCCATAGATTTGGTCATTCATCAGGGTAAATCCGGTGAGATATACAATATAGGCGGTAATAATGAACGGACTAATATTCATATTGTAGAAACCGTGCTGCAGCAGCTGGGCAAACCGACGACTCTGATCCAATACGTACAGGACCGTTTGGGGCATGATCGGCGTTACGGCATAGATCCAACGAAGCTGCAGACCGAGCTTGGATGGAAACCTGTGCACAATTTTGAAACGGGTATTCAAGAGACGATTCAATGGTACTTGAATCATCAGGAGTGGATGGCGAGCGTACAGTCCGGTACTTATCAGGATTACGTGAAGCTGCAGTACGGTCAGCGGATGGGTGATTTGAACACATGA
- the rfbD gene encoding dTDP-4-dehydrorhamnose reductase gives MRLRMLVTGAAGQLGYDVVKSLEAAGHHVLGCDREQMNITDQQQCTDQIEAFQPDVIVHCAAFTAVDQAETDIDTAFAINAAGTRNITAAAEKVKAKLVYISTDYVFDGTGDTPYQEYDIPNPQSVYGKSKLAGEQLVQSLSTRWFIIRTSWVFGSHGSNFVRTMLGLMTERPQLQVVHDQKGSPTYTVDLAQLVAELAVSEKYGMYHASNAGSCTWYEFAQAIAEEAKKQGFFQAAAHSAQIIPCTTSQFPRPAPRPAYSVMDHLGIRMNGLQSMRPWREALIAFLHELYTKKVN, from the coding sequence ATGAGACTTCGAATGCTGGTAACAGGAGCAGCCGGACAGCTGGGGTATGATGTCGTGAAAAGTTTAGAAGCAGCCGGCCATCATGTACTCGGTTGTGATCGGGAACAGATGAACATTACCGATCAGCAGCAGTGTACAGACCAGATCGAGGCATTCCAGCCGGATGTCATTGTTCACTGCGCCGCTTTTACTGCGGTGGATCAGGCGGAAACGGATATCGATACGGCTTTTGCCATCAATGCTGCAGGCACACGAAATATAACTGCTGCTGCCGAGAAAGTGAAAGCCAAGCTGGTTTATATCAGTACAGATTACGTGTTTGACGGGACGGGAGATACGCCGTATCAGGAGTACGATATCCCTAATCCGCAGAGTGTATACGGCAAGTCTAAACTAGCTGGGGAACAGCTGGTTCAGAGTTTGAGTACGCGGTGGTTTATTATCCGCACATCATGGGTGTTTGGGAGCCATGGCAGTAATTTTGTCCGAACGATGCTGGGCTTGATGACAGAGCGCCCGCAGCTGCAGGTTGTCCATGACCAGAAGGGATCACCTACCTATACCGTTGATCTCGCACAGCTGGTGGCTGAACTCGCAGTAAGTGAGAAATACGGCATGTATCATGCCTCCAATGCAGGGAGCTGTACATGGTACGAATTTGCGCAGGCGATCGCTGAGGAAGCGAAAAAACAAGGTTTTTTTCAAGCAGCAGCTCATTCAGCCCAGATCATCCCCTGCACGACTTCACAGTTCCCACGCCCCGCGCCTCGTCCGGCCTATTCTGTAATGGATCATCTGGGAATTCGTATGAATGGTCTTCAATCCATGAGGCCCTGGAGAGAAGCGCTGATTGCATTTTTACATGAGCTGTATACAAAGAAAGTCAATTAG
- a CDS encoding phosphatidylinositol-specific phospholipase C/glycerophosphodiester phosphodiesterase family protein, which produces MKRIAAVLTLLLVTVGTLFWANDSQSEEQRDGFTNYRLIAHAMGSIREQPYTNAYEAMISNYEKGTRVFEIDFMLTSDRVAVARHEWTANMSKMLGQDEELPEHKQAGALTHDEFMNTPILGMYQPMDADGIMNVLSKYPDMYIVTDTKEQKDEDIQQVLQSLVDAANKHDPSALNRVVVQIYNEPMLEKVKEVYSFPSIIYTLYATQDTEDQVVQFVENNDVDAVTMPEYKVNQNFVAKLKKAGAVTYVHTINDTQQAANYEKWGVYGVYSDVLTEQEMEEMNTKFAWKP; this is translated from the coding sequence ATGAAACGTATTGCCGCCGTATTGACACTGCTGCTCGTTACCGTGGGTACACTCTTTTGGGCGAATGACAGCCAGAGTGAGGAGCAGCGAGACGGATTTACAAACTATCGTTTAATTGCCCACGCGATGGGAAGCATTCGGGAACAGCCGTACACCAATGCGTATGAAGCGATGATTTCGAATTATGAGAAAGGCACACGGGTATTCGAAATTGATTTTATGCTTACCTCAGATCGCGTGGCTGTAGCCAGACATGAGTGGACGGCCAACATGAGCAAAATGCTCGGACAGGATGAAGAATTGCCAGAGCACAAACAAGCGGGAGCACTTACACATGATGAATTCATGAACACACCGATTCTTGGCATGTACCAGCCTATGGATGCCGATGGCATTATGAACGTATTGTCCAAGTACCCGGATATGTATATCGTAACCGATACCAAAGAGCAGAAGGACGAGGATATCCAGCAGGTGCTTCAATCATTGGTCGATGCGGCGAACAAACATGATCCGTCTGCACTGAACCGAGTTGTTGTACAAATATATAATGAACCGATGCTCGAAAAGGTAAAGGAAGTATACAGTTTCCCCTCTATTATTTACACGTTATATGCTACGCAGGATACCGAAGACCAGGTTGTACAGTTTGTAGAGAATAATGACGTCGATGCTGTCACTATGCCGGAATATAAAGTGAACCAGAACTTTGTGGCCAAGCTCAAGAAGGCTGGAGCAGTAACGTATGTGCATACCATCAATGATACCCAGCAGGCAGCAAACTATGAGAAATGGGGCGTATACGGTGTGTACTCGGACGTCCTGACCGAGCAGGAAATGGAAGAGATGAACACAAAATTTGCCTGGAAACCTTAA